The genomic interval GCAGACTATGAGTGGATATACAGATCACACTGTACTTTTAATTGAGATTATACTTATGCACTTTATTCTTCCAGCAATTATATCTCTTTTAGTAGCAGGAATTATGAAGAAAAAAGGGATAATAAAAGATGAGGATTATCTTCTTATAAAATAGATGTTTTTAAGGATCAGTTTAACTGGTCCTTTTTTGTTGAGATATGATTTTCATAAAAAATAGAGTATAATTAAAGTAGATGATAATTGTCATTAAAGGAGGGAAAGACGTGGTATGGATTATTCCGTGTAATTTAAAAAAGTATGATTTAATCAGAGCTTTTGAAAATTATGATTTTATATATTGGCATAAAAGCAAGCAGTTGGCAAAATCACAACCGGGAGATATTGTATATATTTATTGTGGTCAACCATATCAAAAGATTGTGTACAGGTGTAAAATAGAAAAAATAGTTAAAAGAGATGTAGAACTTGACATAGATTTTGATAAAGCACTTTGGAAAAATGAAAGAGATTATATCTTAAATAAAAAATATGAAGAGTTTTTAAAAATTAAACAAGTAGATTGGGTGAATACAGAAAGTTTAAAGTTAAATTACCTAATTGATAATGGATTAAAAAAAGCACCTCAAGGACCAATGAAATTAGAAAATAAACCTAAACTTTTAGATTATATAAAAAGATCTGTTAATGAGTATAAAAATGAAATATACAGAGAAACAGAAATGGATGAGGTAACAAAACTTTTAGAAGGAAAAGAGATGGAGCAACTTATATTGAGGAGAGAGAGAAATATAAAGGCAAGAGATAGAGCAATAGAACTTCACGGTGTTTCTTGTTCAGTGTGTGGAGTGAATTTTGAAGATATTTATGGTGAACTGGGTAAAAATTTCATTGAGATTCATCATATTAAGCCTATCAGCAATCAAAAAGGGGAATATGAAATTAATCCAGAAAAAGAT from Fusobacterium sp. DD2 carries:
- a CDS encoding HNH endonuclease, which produces MVWIIPCNLKKYDLIRAFENYDFIYWHKSKQLAKSQPGDIVYIYCGQPYQKIVYRCKIEKIVKRDVELDIDFDKALWKNERDYILNKKYEEFLKIKQVDWVNTESLKLNYLIDNGLKKAPQGPMKLENKPKLLDYIKRSVNEYKNEIYRETEMDEVTKLLEGKEMEQLILRRERNIKARDRAIELHGVSCSVCGVNFEDIYGELGKNFIEIHHIKPISNQKGEYEINPEKDLIPVCSNCHSMLHRQINGENVSVERLKEIVLERKNRRKL